The Phaseolus vulgaris cultivar G19833 chromosome 10, P. vulgaris v2.0, whole genome shotgun sequence DNA window atattacctaaattagaaattaattaaaaatattattggtatcaaagtagtttatattattaataaatatttataaattagtttttaaattgatatctaatcattacctattatatattttaaataagtttctattaaagactaatttaaaatctaaaatattaatagttaaaattttagttgttaatttagataccaatttaaaaattaataaatttttatttataatagaaatcactatagagatatcaataatttcttagtttctaaaattatatctaatttaaccaatacataattaattattttttatctctaaatttgattgttatttaattattttcttatagcatggtctatttatatatattatatttacagACTtcctattataaaaaaaatcaagtgttctaaaactaaaaattaattataattctatatatgtttaattttaGCAAAGTCATTATACCTACCATAAACATCTTCAACTTACACAACAGTCTTCAACTTAGACCGCAGTCTCCATGGGATGATGACTTTAATGAAGATTAGGTCTTAGcagatatattttataaattaaaaaaatattaatatttaaagtaatgtATATtgtcaataaataatttttaaattgatactaagattttaactaccagaataaaagtaattattaactaaaaccttaataactaattacaccataatcaatttctcaaaataactaaaaatgtTCCCAAGATTAGAACCAACAAAGAATATTGTTATTATGATCACATAAATAGCATTTTTAAACTGTGGACTCAACCTAACCAGTGCAAACAATACTCTTATTTTTTCTCCGATCATTCTCCAACattcaacaaaaacaaaaacaataatatatgACTATTCTCCCACCAAAGCCaacctctctctctctatatatatatatgttaagaACTCTACACAAAAGGCATATAAtatagagatagagagaataaTGGATAACCCTAAACAAACTCTTGGGAGTTTCGCAGTTGTTCTATCTTTGCTTTTTGCTGGGGTTATTTTGCTGTTCCATTGGTCCTCCTCCTCCAATGAGTTAGTCCTAATCCAGAATCAACCACCATGCAAGCCATCAAACTTTGTAAGTTCAGATCACatccattttcttcttcttttttatgaaAACAAAGCAAAAATAAACCAACAAACTTATAGATTTGACTGAAATGAGTGATGCTGCATTTCTGTGATTCTTGCATAAATTTTGGTCCaacatatatgtatatgtagTCATCTATGTTGAAAATCTCAAGATAATCTCTCTCTAACAAGTCTGATTCATGAGACTGAGTTGGATTCAAATCTAAATTCAGATTCATATACATGCATTTAATTTTGCATCTGAGgttggttttgcttaattctgtggAAACATTTTGCACTGTAGAGCACCTCAAGCATTGAAGAATGTGGAGATGCCCTTGAATGTGCTCTAGCCAAAGCTTCAATGGGAAACAAAACAGTGATAATTGCTATGGTGAACAAGGCTTATGCTGAGCAAGATGTGGAGAGTGACAGCACCATGCATGATATTTTTCTCAGCAGTTTTTGGGTTGGAGAGGGAACAAGATCTCTGATTCATCACATTCTCTTAGTAGCTGTTGACCAAGTTGCCTATGATCGGTGCATGTTTCTGAAGATGAACTGCTTCAGATTGGAAATGGAAACAGATGGTGTTGATTTTGAAGGTGAGAAAGTTTACATGTCTGAAGATTTCATCAAGATGATGTGGAGAAGAACTTGGTTCCTCTTGGAAGTTCTCAAACGTGGCTACACCTTCGTTTTCACTGTATGTATAATTCATTCCATTTTCTTATTGcttttttgtttctgttttgattcatTGTGGTTTCTCATGTTTAGTGCATCTGCATAATTGAATTAGGGCTccaatattatcttaaattctcgagatttttattaatctagtgaaattttatcttttaaatatcaaaatagataaaaaatttaaaaactaataaaatgaGTAAATTGTTTCACTTTGAGATGACTctagttaaaatttaattatagaaATCGTCTAGCATAACTTCAGTTCAAATATAATCCTTTATAAGGCTTTTTGcttttaatatttatcattcATATGTTTTCATTCTATTAATATTAAACttattttctaatatttgttttgatatttattaataaagttagatttaaatttactttataatatttgttttgattattaattgtgttttttcaTGTTAAAGTGCACGTAGAAAATTGAATTAGGACTCTAATATTAGTGTAAATTCTCATTTAGTTTTCTATAACTAAAAAATCCTCTTAACTATTCTcttttaatattatcatttatatTTCTCAATCTATCAATAGAATGAAATCTGTTGTATTGAGAAAGTAATTTCAATTTTGAACAATCTTGTATTACAATTAAAACTTTTTAGTTATTTAAAGATATGTAAAAACtaaatattagtattttattttatttgattgaagataaattgataaaaaaaagagttaaatgacaaaacaaaagttcaaaacatataaatataaagaaagGTGAATAATATTCATTTGCTTTTTCAAAtgtcaatatttgtttatttttgcaTAACGTCACACCTTTTCTTATTGTGTGGTGCACGTAACATGGCTTAGTTACGTAAGTTGAAATTGGAACAATATAATTGAGAATGAGATTTGAAAATTCAATTAAGAGAacgatttaaaattaattaaataatttacttAAATCTGTAACAATGTTTCATTTGACAacgttttatttttattttattgtgttTATCTTCTTACTTTCTTTGTTAAACATTGActgcataatattttttaagatattaaatgaatttacactaaaaaaaattgatttactatcactacaagaaaatcatgaaatagaaaccaatttttagagaccaaaataattagttatagtAGTAAccaaattagaaatcattttagaaaccgaaaaaaaattgatttctaaattagtttctattattgttaaatagtttctaaattggtatctaattagcaaccaaagttttagagaccaaatttagaaactaaataattggcagttaaaactttggttgctaattagatatcaatttagaaactatttaacaataatagaaactaatttagaaaccgattttttttagtttctaaaatgatctctaatttagttactatttcaactaattattttggtatctaaaaattgatttctatttcattattttcttgtaatgtatgAACCAAATATGTATGTAACAAGTAGAAATCCATAGGTAAAACAACATTACGTACGTATTTTTCACAAAAAGAAATTCATATATAATGTTGGCATAGGCAATTTACCTATGGAATATGAGTCACAATAACAGTTCGTAAGTAATATTCACGAATAACCGTCCGTGAATAATATCCACGAACACTGGTCCATAGATAACCTACAAACACAGTCCGTGAGTAAAATCTACATACACATTAACCACCGACTGTATTTCATGGGTAAATCCGTAGGTAATCCTACATCCATCAAAATGTCTATTCATGCATTTAAATGAATGTCTTTTTTAACATCGGTATAATTTAACATATCCAACACGTATCTAAGATATACTAATTGAACAATCTATTACCAAACATCATCCAATACACCTAGCATAAAACAAAACACacattcaatttcaaatttaaacataacataattgaagtctcatcatataaaaaataacataatataaaaatcaagtcaacttgaaatatttaaaaatccaAACAAACTTCAAATATAAGTAAAGATCCTTAATTACAATTTACAAACTTGTAATGTAAGTTGTTGTTAAAAAAACTATAGAAACATTTAATCACAAAAACTAGAAGGGAATCATAACgttatttatatttctaatttctgcattttaaatttaaataatgtttaaattttcattttaagatgatatcaaactaatattatttaatatttcatcCATCTCATAttatatctttcaaaagaatttAGTCTCTAATCAATAGACTGGGAAAAGACATATggcagaaaaaaaaagttatgatacacaaatttatttaataaaattaaatttataataactgaagatattattgaaaataaataataatttcttagtttttaaaatgatatataatatgaaccaaatatttttaaaattacttaattCAATCATGTATTGTTTTATATCATTGTATACAAGATTTGGACTGTTTCATGTCATAATATAtacttaagaagaaaaaaaaggttttttaAATCGTATTATGAACTTGTATGTCATACTTTGTTACGTAAACGTGTTAGGTTACTCACTGTTAATTAGTTTTTGTTGAAAGTTGAcctttatattaattataataattccattattcaaaagaaattgaaaggaACCATGATTAGAGTGATGAGTAGAAAATAACACAGATTAAAAATGTTTACAGTCAAAGAtgttattatgattttttatttatttatcagtAAAGATAGTGaagttattataatttttttagaagaaGGTGTTTATGATATTAATAAGTAATATTAGGGCATGTTTGGGTGaggagttttaaaaaaaaaatagtctaaATTATTAGAGCACAAATAATTACAAATACCTACATAATTTTCCCATTTGAAATTGTATAATTTACAATCTTAAATCGAGTGCtcataagtttaaaaaaattaatttcatatgaAAAACgtatttaattcttttattttattaaatagtatataataatttattttaagtgTCTAAAACACTAATGTTccataaaaattatgttttacttTATCTATGTAAATATAAATACTACATATCAATAGCAAACTATAAAATataatgtgaaaaaaaatatatacaacaaTTTACAAAGaatataaatactattttatatctCTAATTCATATGCAACATCTTTTGTCACAGGACACTGATGTAATGTGGCTAAGAAATCCATTTACAAGATTAAACAAAAATGAGACAGAAGACCTTCAAATTAGCACAGACATGTACTATGGTGATCCTTGGTCCAAGAAAAATCCAATCAACACTGGATTTTACTTTGTGAGGTCAAACAATAAGACCATTTCCTTATTTGAAACATGGTATGGTGAAAAAGATAATTCCACAGGAAAAAAAGAGCAAGATGTGCTTCTTGACCTCATTAGAGGTGGTATAATTGAACATTTGGAAATCAGGGTTAGGTTTTTGGATACTCTTTATTTCAGTGGATTTTGCCAAGATAGTAAGGATTTTAGAGTAGTCACCACTGTCCATGCTAATTGTTGTAGGAGCATCAATGCAAAAGTGGCTGATATGAAGGTTGCCCTTAGTGATTGGAAGAGATTTAAAAGGTTGGATGCTAATTCTACATTGAATCCTCAATGGACTAAGCATGATTGGTGTCAGCAATCTTGGGGAAGACCTAAACAAACAAAGGGCTAAACTTATTTTTTAGTTGAGTGATATTGAACAAGCATTTTCTTCCTACACTtccatggttttttttttctcacttctataattcttttaatttcaaaatttccttttgacaaaaaaagtgttggatttttttttaatttctgaattgTATAATTTGTAGACTTTTCGAattgtacaattcaaaatataaatttatattttgaattgtataacTTGGAAGGAATTTTTTGGAATGTCAAATAcgttttgaattataaaatatgaagaaaaaaaaatctagaagtTTCAGAGGTTCACTTTCATTTTTTCCTTTCTCGTGCTCTTAATTTCTCCcttcttcattttttcttttccgTTATGTGCCATGTGTTCCCTATAGAGGTCCTCAATTTCCTTTGTCTCCCTCATATGCAGTTGACTTGCTTCCATGGTGACGAAAGGTAAGTAATCTTGGATACCTTTATTGTTTACATTAGGGAGTAGTGGTTTGACAAAACCTAATTGTAATGTAGAAAAGACATTTGAAATTGGACTTGGATTGAAAGTTCAATCTTGAAGTGGAAGAGGAAACATGGTCGTGAGGAGGCAGAGAAGAAGTCATTACCATTATTAGCCTAAAGGTGAGTTTTGGGTTGGATTTTATACTTTGATAGGGTcttttttgtgtgtattttgtGGCTTTGATTATTGTTGAAATTGGTGGATGAGAGGGAATGTTGCATGCGAAAGACCCAAGGGTTCCTTTTTGCTTGGGCTTGTTTTAAACGCTTGGTCCTGTGGTGTAGAAGCTCGCACTAGACGCTAGGACTAGACAATCCTTGTAGTTTTTTAGGGTATAAACACTCCTTGTTATCACTTTTTGGTTActtttgttgaacaagatgctttgatgtctccaaatccaagtggaaagcttgaagaccttgctgttgttgtgtgtgtgtgtctagttgtttgaaacttgttaattcactccttaggATGATCCAAGctcaattgaatctttaacattttgaaaagatgggGTTTCTAAAAAgaagtgaaatttcaacagattgaaatttcgaatcaacaagttgtttgacacttagaggattttaaaatgatctggaaaaactttgtctttgcctttgctgtcaaacaaaaataatcgttatttcgataaatcaaccgattgtttttttgaaaaccttaacaaaattttgttaagtttttttctgttttaaatgattccaacaacTTTTGGTTTTCTGTTGTAACTGTTTTAACCATgtgattgaaagataaaaaggtgGTTTTAAGCTCCTATGCATCAACGAAGTGAGTGAGAtcaatcaaaaacagttttcaagttttcaaagagcttttggatcatctcaagtgtggaataggattgggtcttgtattctgaactttgatcttgtgatttacccaggtgtattctattcccttctttcttgaaaattgtatttttgtacTGGTGTTGCCAATAAATGTTGTGTGTTCTCGATGGGATCAAggtcaacattcttggtgtggtttttgtcaaggagtggtgtgtgttcttgaggggttcaagatcatcactcttggtgtgtgtagcttgtaatctagggttgattacatagtgaattctcagtggtttatGAGgaatggatgtagctcaggtgttGAGTGAACAAGTATAAACATTATGTGTGAATCTCTttatccttacactctttaaactactttaactttgtttttataaagtgttgataaaaacaatagactgtttcgtaaaaacaaccggttgattttctgcaacaagtttaaaaacagttttatatttggctggacaaattttccattgattaattcttcatagcctttcactttaccttcaatacttgcaaaaatctttcaaaaacaattcaccccctcttgttttagcctTATAATTCTAacaagtttgttgttgttggtTACTATGTTCATGTTTAACATAAGATGAATGAGATAGGATACATCattcaatttgatttttttaatccaTTTTAGCATAGGCCAAGCCCAcgcaaaaatatttttttaaagttagaGTCGGTCAAGTCCACTCTAAtccttattttcttttatttttcttccacttaGAGTTGACCAAGCCTACTCTAATGCTAATTTTTTCCCTTAACCGTGAGTTAGACGGATGCAAAatgcttatttttttaattatttagcaTGGGCTAGAcccactattttttttcttaattagtGTCAATTAGCCCACTCTAAaactatattattaaatacttttgCATCCATCTAACTAACTCTAATTGTGTCTGCTCTTGTGGCCCACACAAATGCTTGTTGCTTCTGACCATACAATTTGAGCTTTTTTTATGAAGTTCTGAGAGATAGAGCACCCACTGAGTTAGCCCAACCTTCTAGAAGGATGACTAGGAGCATGACAAAAGACCCAAGGTTAGGTCAGGATTCCTCCATAGTCAGTGCCTTAGAGCCCATCATTCCTCAGAGGACTACCAGGAGCTGAGTCCGTAAAatgtgcggtatatttgataaacagatcacacactcggagtgttcctaacacaactccgattgaggcatgaagcgaattcaaacccaatgtgcaacacttgaaggtatttgggttaattacttatgctcatgtccctaaggcagcaagatcgaagttggatgataaggcagtgaataccattttcattggatataagcatgggggatacaaactatacaatccaatgacaaagaaggtgattatcagtcgtgatgttacattttttgaagatgaggaatgacaatggaatgtaacaactgaaatggattcgaaaaaatgatatatttacgttttgaacgatgatgtggaagatggagtcactcttgaagcacttgcagttcaacctgaagctgTAATTCAATCTGAAGTTGCAGttccaattgcaactatgatggaacgaccaagaaggcaacaacgacaacctgtacaccttcaagattgcgaagtaaatcttgatgatgaagttgatgacaatggagatttggttcacttttcttttcttgcagATTTAGAACCCGTGAGACTTGCAAAtgccattcaacaccccaaatggcaaGAGGCtgtgaatgaagaattgatggcgattAAGAAAAACAATACATGGCAGCTCACTGATCTTCCAAAAGGATACAAAGCAATTGATGTGAAGTGGGTGTACAAGATTAAAGTGAAAGCAAATGGTGAGATTGATAggtacaaggcaaggttggttgcaaagGGATTCGAGCAAAGAGAAGGCTATGATTACGAAGAAATATTTTCTCCTGTAGCTCGAATGGAAACAATGAGATTAATCATTGCTTTAGTTGCACAAAGGAAATGGAAAATTCACCAAATGGACGTCAAGTCTGCATTTCTAGACGACCCACTTGATGAAGATGTTTATGTAAAGCAGTCGTCGGGTTTCATACAATCTGGCAAAGAGGAGAAGGTGTATAGACTAACTaaggctttatatggtcttACACAGGCACCAAGAGCTTGGCAAAAAAAAGATTGATTTATTTCTTCATGCCACTGGATTCAAAAAATGTGCATAAGATCATGGTCTTTATGTAAAAACTAATGATTATGGAGATTTGCTAATTTTAtgtctttatgttgatgatgtGATTTTTACAGGAAGTAATCTCAAATGATTGATGACTTCAAGCATATCATGATGAAGGAATTTGAGATGACTGATCTCGGTCTTATGTCCTACTTTTTGGGCATTGAAGTCATCCAAGGAGACGATATAATCTTCATTCATCAGAAGAAATTTGCTGCTAAGTTTTAAAGAAGTTTAAGATGGAGGATTCAAACTCAGTTAAGACTCCAATTGAAACTGGAATTAAGCTCACGAAGGAAGGTGATGGGCGAACTGTAGATGCAACATACTTTAAGCAGATCGTTGAAAGCCTTAGATATCTCATGTGTACTAGACCTGACATATGTTATGTCGTGGGATTGGTTAGTCAATACATGGAGTCACCTCGACAAGTTCATTTACAAGCTGTAAAGAGAATTATGCGCCACATCAAAGGTATTACAACTTTTTGTCTATTTTACTCTTCATCTAAGAAGATTGAGATTGTCGGATACTTAGCGAGTGATTGGGATGGAGATTCAGACGAGAGGAAGAATACTAGTGGTAATTGTTTTATGATCGGAAAGACTGTTTGCTTGTGGTCATCAAAGAAGCAGTCAATTGTTACATTATCTACTTGTGAAGTTGAGTATGTAAGACCAGCAACAAGTGTTTGTCAATCAGTTTGGCTCagcaatatcatgactcaaattggttttaatctagatgttccaattaagatttatgttgacaatgtctctgcaattaatcttgcaaagaatttgATTTTTCATCAATGaagtaaacacattgatattCTATATCACTTCCTGCGAGACCAAGTTGAgaagaacatgatcaaattggaaTACTGCAGATCAGAAGATCAGATTGCATCTTTCATCAAGTTAAGAGATACGTTGGGCATGAAAGTggttccaaatcagaattaagggaggatgttggttattaattcaaattttattagccttaaatgttggttattaattctgattttattacccttaaactatttaccgttattattgcattaatggtcaatttACAAGGCTATTAGcattcctattttatagcttccagtaattgtaattttattatatatattattgaagtaaatcaaaataaagtaTCAGTTTAGCAATTTTGCAATTTCGTGCAATTACGTTTAATTTGTTTCTACAtaaagaacacacaccacctttggcaaaCAACACACAATTTTAAGAACAACCTCTGAAACTGCACAATACCAAGTCACACAGAATTATAGTAATCAAGAAAGAAAGGAATAAAGTATACCCGAGTACAATCAAATATTAAAGTACAAAGAATACAAAGAATCTTATTTCACACTGGAAAATGATTCAAAgcactttgaaatcttgaaaaactgattttaaTTAAACTCTCTTGCTTAGTTAATGAccaggagcgtaaaacaacttatttaaactccaattagatggtcaaagcattaaattcaagaaccaaaagcagtttgaatcatttaaaacaagtTGAAACAACTTAccaaaattctgttaagattttcagaaaatcaatcgattgaaatcacgaatcaaccggttgaattggcttgacaacaaagtcagacaaagtcaagcttttcaaatccttttcaaatcCACTaggtgtaaaacaaccggttgaattgacatttcaacaggttgaatttttattttatttagaaaacatatatttttcaaaaggattaagatTCATTTGACCTTGGATCATCACAAGGAGTGGATTAAAAAGTTCAACTACTTCTAGACACAAACACACACAACCAGCAGTAAGGATCTTCATGCATTCCACTTGAATTTGGAGAAATCAAAACAAGTGGTTCAACATGATATAGTGCAAATTGGAATTTGATAAGCGTAGGAAGCAAACGCCATAAGAAAGACCACCAATGTCAAAAGGCAATAAATAGGAGGCTTTTGCTTCTTGCAGTATATAATTTGGGActtaaacaaattttttaaatgCCCAAAATACCTTTGGAATTTTTGATTTGAAATAGAGAAGTGTGAAGCTTGATTATTGAAATTGGATTCTGAAAAAAATCTTTTAGAATAAGTAATACTTAAAAATCTTCTAGAATAAGTAATCCAGAAGTATttgtgtatattttattttatgaaaacgAGAATCCATAAGTAATTTTGAAATGGAAAACGTATACCAGAAAATAAAATCCAAAATGTTAGTTATGAATTTCGAAAGAGAAAATTTGGCTTACGAATTTAGGTTTTCAAAAGATCTTTTAAAGAACAGGAGTATCTTTCTGTCATTTTACCTCTGTGAAAGTGTAGTTTGCAAAATGATATAATGCAAGAAGTAAAACCTAATTATAATctaaatatattgataaaatgaTGTTTCAACACTGTTTAGAAATACAATTGCATACATAAAGTGGAAAAAATTGAGTCCATGAAGCAAAGAAAACTGACTCAAAGTAAGCTCGTCTTGTTCGGTAACTGAAGTTGATCACTAAATGACCTTTTTCTTATAGTGGTAAAGTATATATCATAAAATCAATTCATGTCTTTCAACATTgttctttaaaaattattaactatCAACATGTGTTTGTTAAATCATTTTCTACTATCCTTAACTACAAGCATATGAGAGTGCAAGGGAAACTCATGACAGTTCATTTCTTGGAACCTATATGGGCCAAACATAGAAAAAGGTTGGCAAAATGGAATGAGAGACATCTATCTTTTGTTGCGGGAAGAATATATCTAATTAGATTGGTTTTGACTATATATAacctctgttgaacaagttgcTTTGATGCTTCAAAATATGCTTTGAAGACTTGAAGAACCGACTAAAATGTTTGTGTGTATTGTTTAGTAGATTTTGTATTCTCAATTCACATCTAGTATTGATCCAAGCTCACTTgactttttatcttttttaaaagaagtgttttctaaaaaaatctataaaattttattcaGTTGTTTTCCAAATCAATCAGTTGAAAAAAGTCGTTGTTCAAGGTATTGTGACTACAACAAGTTTTTTATCCAGTTGATTTgtcgaaacaattggttgattgAAACTTGgtgtttttcaaaggttttgatttttttttatttcttttgtcttttctgtaaggTAGAAACAATTGGTTATTTCGATAAAATAACTGACTATTTTATGTGAAATCCTTAgtagaaaaataaatcaattagttgtttttcaaaacaatcagttgttttttcTAACTCAATTATGTTATGAATtccaaattgtttttaaatgtttCTAACAGCTTTTGATTAATGATCTAATAGTTTTAACCACTTTTTGAATCTATATAAAGACTTTTATGtgattttttcaaatggttaagaaagagagtttattgaaaacgttttcaagaaagatcaagagcttttggatcattgCTTGTGTGTGAAATAGGATCCAGGTTTTCTATTCATTTGTACCACTACTTTATAAAGCCCATGTGTATTCTATTTCCTTTTTTGAATACTGAAATTGTGTGTAAGTTAGTTTCAGAAAGGGTTTTTGAAAATTAtggtgttgccaaggagtgttgtgtgttcttaaggggttcaagatcaacattcttagtgtgttttgtaatctattTTTGATTGCATAgggaattctcagtggttagctgaggactggatgtaactcttggttatgagtgaatcagtataaatcTCTCTGTGTGATCTCTCTTTCCCTACTCTTATACATTACCTTGtaatttgttctttgttttttggtataaataatcagttgttttggttgatttttcataaaagaactgtaaatatgatattttatccagttgaacagaaaatcaattggttgattttatataacttttcactctacttcCAATCTTTGTGAAAAAAATTCACCCTCTCTTGTTTTGGCCACACATTCTAACAACCTCTTCATTTAATTGCACTTGTAGTGAGGAATGATGGTTATTGGTTCTCAATTTATATTGTTCAATTAACATAATATCCAACTTCATTATTGTGCAACCATTATTTCATTATCTAATTGCGTAA harbors:
- the LOC137813378 gene encoding secreted RxLR effector protein 161-like gives rise to the protein MEDSNSVKTPIETGIKLTKEGDGRTVDATYFKQIVESLRYLMCTRPDICYVVGLVSQYMESPRQVHLQAVKRIMRHIKGITTFCLFYSSSKKIEIVGYLASDWDGDSDERKNTSGNCFMIGKTVCLWSSKKQSIVTLSTCEVEYVRPATSVCQSVWLSNIMTQIGFNLDVPIKIYVDNVSAINLAKNLIFHQ
- the LOC137819678 gene encoding uncharacterized protein At1g28695-like, which gives rise to MDNPKQTLGSFAVVLSLLFAGVILLFHWSSSSNELVLIQNQPPCKPSNFSTSSIEECGDALECALAKASMGNKTVIIAMVNKAYAEQDVESDSTMHDIFLSSFWVGEGTRSLIHHILLVAVDQVAYDRCMFLKMNCFRLEMETDGVDFEGEKVYMSEDFIKMMWRRTWFLLEVLKRGYTFVFTDTDVMWLRNPFTRLNKNETEDLQISTDMYYGDPWSKKNPINTGFYFVRSNNKTISLFETWYGEKDNSTGKKEQDVLLDLIRGGIIEHLEIRVRFLDTLYFSGFCQDSKDFRVVTTVHANCCRSINAKVADMKVALSDWKRFKRLDANSTLNPQWTKHDWCQQSWGRPKQTKG